In Micromonospora sp. WMMA1363, a genomic segment contains:
- a CDS encoding NUDIX hydrolase → MSALTWAVAAVVTDGAGQVLLCRQGRGERRHALPGGRLRPGESPARAVGRDIRAETGWEVELVDLVGLYHLAEPAARPAGRGGPLPDVLVHVFRARTRGTRPHDTPAGGCRLSWHDPAALPEALTPTTRAALADALAGRSGVIRDCPPAPPPPTPRTPSPTTHPAHP, encoded by the coding sequence ATGAGCGCGCTCACCTGGGCGGTCGCCGCGGTCGTCACCGACGGCGCCGGTCAGGTGCTGCTCTGTCGGCAGGGCCGGGGTGAGCGCCGGCACGCGCTGCCCGGCGGACGGCTGCGCCCGGGCGAGAGCCCGGCACGGGCGGTAGGTCGGGACATCCGGGCCGAGACCGGCTGGGAGGTCGAGTTGGTCGACCTGGTCGGGCTGTACCACCTCGCGGAGCCGGCGGCGCGGCCGGCGGGTCGGGGCGGCCCGTTACCCGACGTACTCGTGCACGTCTTCCGGGCGCGCACCCGGGGCACGCGCCCGCACGACACGCCTGCCGGCGGCTGTCGGCTCTCCTGGCACGATCCCGCCGCGTTGCCCGAGGCGCTCACGCCGACCACCCGCGCCGCCCTCGCCGACGCCCTCGCCGGCCGCAGCGGCGTCATCCGCGACTGCCCCCCGGCGCCACCTCCCCCGACCCCCCGTACACCTTCCCCGACGACCCACCCAGCCCACCCCTGA
- the trpA gene encoding tryptophan synthase subunit alpha → MSRIGAAFDKARADGRAVLVGCMPAGFPTVEGSIAAMTAMVEAGVDVVEVEIPYSDPVMDGPVIQRASDIALAGGVRIADTLRIVEAVAAAGAPVVTMTYWNPVEQYGVDTFARDLAAAGGTGLITPDLIPDEADEWLAASDAYGLDRTFLVSPSSTDARLRMTATHCRGFVYATAIMGVTGARAQTSAAAPVLVSRVRQVTDLPVGVGLGVGSGAQAGTVAGYADGVIVGSALIRCLLDAPDQDAGLSALRALSGELAEGVRTPTR, encoded by the coding sequence ATGAGCCGCATCGGGGCCGCCTTCGACAAGGCCCGCGCCGACGGCCGGGCGGTGCTCGTCGGCTGCATGCCGGCCGGGTTTCCCACGGTCGAGGGCAGCATCGCCGCGATGACCGCCATGGTCGAGGCCGGCGTGGACGTCGTCGAGGTGGAGATCCCGTACTCCGACCCGGTGATGGACGGCCCCGTCATCCAGCGGGCGAGTGACATCGCCCTGGCCGGCGGCGTCCGGATCGCGGACACCCTGAGGATCGTCGAGGCGGTCGCGGCGGCCGGCGCCCCGGTGGTCACCATGACCTACTGGAACCCGGTCGAGCAGTACGGCGTCGACACCTTCGCCCGGGATCTCGCCGCCGCCGGCGGCACCGGTCTGATCACTCCCGATCTGATCCCCGACGAGGCCGACGAGTGGCTGGCCGCATCGGACGCGTACGGGTTGGACCGGACGTTCCTGGTCTCGCCGTCCTCCACCGACGCCCGGCTGCGGATGACCGCCACCCACTGCCGAGGGTTCGTCTACGCCACGGCCATCATGGGCGTCACCGGCGCCCGGGCGCAGACCTCCGCGGCGGCGCCGGTCCTGGTCTCCCGGGTCCGGCAGGTCACCGACCTGCCGGTTGGTGTCGGTCTCGGGGTTGGCTCCGGTGCGCAGGCCGGCACGGTCGCCGGGTACGCCGACGGTGTCATCGTCGGCAGCGCGCTGATCCGTTGCCTGCTCGACGCACCTGACCAGGACGCCGGGTTGTCCGCCCTCCGCGCCCTGTCCGGTGAGCTGGCGGAAGGAGTCCGTACCCCGACCCGCTGA
- the trpB gene encoding tryptophan synthase subunit beta, with amino-acid sequence MSADALAAPAGPYPDAAGHFGRFGGRFVPEALVAALDELDDAWRTAMTDESFRAGFAALLRDYAGVPSLLYEARRFSARAGARVLLKREDLNHTGAHKVRNVLGQALLTKRMGKRRVIAETGAGQHGVATATAAALFDLECVVYMGEVDTQRQALNVARMRMLGATVVPVTTGSRTLKDAMNEAMRDWVANVDSTHYLIGTAAGPHPFPAMVRDFVRGIGDEARQQCLDLTGALPDAVTACVGGGSNALGIFHAFAGDPDVRLYGFEAGGDGVATGRHAASITGGSSGVLHGTRTYVLQDTDGQTVESHSISAGLDYPGVGPEHAWLHETGRATYLPVTDAEAMAAFELLCRTEGVIPAIESAHALAGTVAIAPKLAVELGREPVVVVNLSGRGDKDVHTAGEYFGILDKE; translated from the coding sequence ATGAGCGCCGACGCGCTGGCCGCCCCGGCCGGTCCGTACCCCGACGCCGCCGGCCACTTCGGCCGGTTCGGTGGCCGATTCGTCCCCGAGGCCCTGGTGGCCGCGCTCGACGAGCTGGACGACGCGTGGCGCACCGCGATGACCGACGAGTCGTTCCGCGCTGGGTTCGCCGCTCTGCTGCGGGACTACGCCGGCGTCCCGTCGCTGCTGTACGAGGCCCGACGATTCTCCGCCCGGGCCGGCGCGCGGGTGCTGCTCAAGCGGGAGGACCTCAACCACACGGGCGCGCACAAGGTGCGCAACGTGCTCGGTCAGGCGCTGCTGACGAAGCGGATGGGCAAGCGGCGCGTGATCGCCGAGACCGGCGCCGGTCAGCACGGGGTCGCCACCGCCACCGCCGCCGCCCTGTTCGACCTCGAGTGCGTGGTCTACATGGGTGAGGTCGACACGCAGCGGCAGGCGCTGAACGTGGCGCGGATGCGGATGCTCGGCGCCACCGTGGTGCCGGTCACCACCGGGTCGCGCACGCTCAAGGACGCGATGAACGAGGCGATGCGGGACTGGGTGGCCAACGTCGACAGCACCCACTACCTGATCGGCACCGCCGCCGGCCCGCACCCGTTCCCCGCGATGGTCCGCGATTTCGTCCGTGGCATCGGCGACGAGGCCCGGCAGCAGTGTCTCGACCTGACCGGCGCGCTGCCCGACGCGGTCACCGCCTGTGTCGGTGGCGGTTCGAACGCGCTGGGCATCTTCCACGCCTTCGCCGGCGACCCGGACGTGCGTCTGTACGGCTTCGAGGCCGGGGGAGACGGGGTGGCGACCGGCCGGCATGCGGCGAGCATCACCGGTGGCTCGTCCGGGGTGCTGCACGGCACCCGGACGTACGTGCTCCAGGACACCGACGGCCAGACCGTCGAGTCGCACTCGATCTCCGCCGGGCTGGACTACCCGGGCGTCGGGCCGGAGCACGCCTGGCTGCACGAAACCGGCCGGGCGACCTATCTGCCCGTCACCGACGCCGAGGCGATGGCCGCGTTCGAGCTGCTCTGCCGCACCGAGGGGGTCATTCCGGCGATCGAGAGCGCGCACGCGCTCGCCGGCACGGTCGCGATCGCCCCGAAACTCGCCGTGGAGTTGGGGCGCGAGCCGGTGGTGGTGGTCAACCTCTCCGGGCGGGGCGACAAGGATGTCCACACCGCCGGCGAGTACTTCGGGATCCTCGACAAGGAGTGA
- the trpC gene encoding indole-3-glycerol phosphate synthase TrpC has protein sequence MLDEILAGVRDDVARRQKQVPLERIRELASAAPPPADAYAALRKPGVAVIAEVKRSSPSKGRLAEIADPADLAGDYAAGGARAISVLTEGRWFGGSLDDLAAVRAAVNVPVLRKDFVVSSYQVHEARAHGADLVLLIVAALEQNVLVGLLERIESLGMTALVEVHDEEEADRALEAGAQVIGVNARDLRTLEVDRSVFERIAPGLPSSVVKIAESGVRGPHDLIRYASAGADAVLVGEGLVTQKSPREAVAELVNAGNHPATPRPAR, from the coding sequence GTGCTCGACGAGATTCTGGCCGGCGTACGCGACGACGTGGCCCGGCGGCAGAAGCAGGTTCCGCTGGAGCGCATCCGGGAGCTGGCATCCGCCGCCCCGCCGCCGGCGGACGCGTACGCCGCCCTGCGCAAGCCGGGTGTGGCGGTGATCGCCGAGGTCAAGCGCTCGTCGCCGTCGAAGGGCCGGCTGGCCGAGATCGCCGATCCGGCCGACCTGGCCGGCGACTACGCGGCCGGCGGTGCCCGGGCGATCAGCGTCCTCACCGAGGGGCGCTGGTTCGGCGGCTCGCTGGACGACCTCGCCGCCGTCCGCGCCGCGGTGAACGTCCCGGTCCTCCGCAAGGACTTCGTGGTCTCCAGCTACCAGGTGCACGAGGCCCGGGCGCACGGGGCCGACCTGGTCCTGCTGATCGTGGCGGCCTTGGAGCAGAACGTGCTGGTGGGCCTGCTCGAGCGGATCGAGTCGTTGGGGATGACCGCGCTGGTCGAGGTGCACGACGAGGAGGAGGCCGACCGGGCGCTCGAGGCGGGCGCGCAGGTGATCGGGGTCAACGCCCGCGACCTGCGCACCCTGGAGGTCGACCGTTCGGTCTTCGAGCGGATCGCGCCCGGCCTGCCCAGCAGCGTCGTCAAGATCGCCGAGTCTGGTGTGCGGGGTCCGCACGACCTCATCCGGTACGCCTCGGCCGGCGCCGACGCGGTCCTGGTGGGCGAGGGCCTGGTCACCCAGAAGAGTCCCCGCGAGGCGGTGGCTGAGCTGGTCAACGCCGGCAACCACCCGGCGACGCCCCGCCCGGCGCGCTGA
- a CDS encoding Trp biosynthesis-associated membrane protein: MTRPESGAPVMAGRRELTYAVLLCVAGAGLAVWAATRTWTVELTPRPTPLPPVRVGRTGADLLPWLPALALVALAGGGAVLATRGRLRRLFGVLLVLLGGAVAAGGGYGSLAGFDGVVSRQWPLLCLVGGLLAMAGGLLTALRARRWPAMGARYERSARSVAAPRSWGGQVTGRRTTEAWDALDRGEDPTAD, from the coding sequence ATGACCCGCCCCGAATCCGGGGCTCCGGTCATGGCGGGTCGGCGCGAACTGACGTACGCGGTGCTGCTCTGCGTGGCGGGCGCGGGCCTCGCGGTGTGGGCGGCGACCCGCACCTGGACGGTGGAACTGACCCCGCGCCCCACCCCGCTGCCGCCGGTCCGCGTCGGCCGAACCGGGGCCGACCTGCTCCCCTGGTTGCCGGCGCTGGCCCTGGTCGCGCTGGCCGGTGGGGGCGCGGTGCTGGCCACCCGGGGGCGGTTACGGCGGTTGTTCGGTGTCTTGCTGGTGCTGCTCGGGGGCGCGGTGGCGGCTGGCGGCGGCTACGGGTCTCTCGCCGGTTTCGACGGGGTGGTCAGCCGACAGTGGCCGCTGCTGTGCCTGGTCGGTGGCCTGCTTGCGATGGCGGGCGGGCTGTTGACCGCGCTGCGCGCCCGGCGGTGGCCGGCGATGGGCGCCCGGTACGAGCGGTCCGCCCGGAGCGTGGCCGCACCCCGGTCGTGGGGCGGCCAGGTGACCGGCCGGCGGACCACCGAGGCGTGGGACGCGCTGGACCGGGGCGAGGATCCGACTGCGGACTGA
- a CDS encoding anthranilate synthase component I: MTDGTVSPDAATFAELAARWRVVPVTRRLLADAETPVGVYRKLGGGPGTFLLESAEQGVGSAGLAWSRYSFIGVRSVATLTERGGAAVWAGRPPAGLPTTGDPVAVLRETVAALAGPAADADAGLPPLTGGMVGYLGYDLVRRFERLPGYAEDDLGIPELGMMLATDLVVLDHYDGSAILVANAILPAPDEPDRAAAVAAAYHQAVGRLDAMTTALSRPIPPMISTVDRVPAGDVLCRTPEGGYLKAVEEAKEAIRAGECFQIVLAQRFERPTRADPLDVYRVLRTTNPSPYMYLLRFDGFDIVGSSPEAHLKVTADGDGQRRALLHPIAGTRPRGGTPAADGRLAAELLTDPKERAEHVMLVDLGRNDLGRVCRPGTVEVPEFATIERYSHVMHIVSTVVGALRDDCTAFDALAATFPAGTLSGAPKVRAMEIIEELEPVRRGLYGGTVGYFGFGGDLDMAIAIRTALLRDGRAYVQAGAGVVADSDPAAEDQETRNKAAAVLAAIAAAETLRAAR, encoded by the coding sequence ATGACCGACGGTACGGTGAGCCCCGACGCGGCGACCTTCGCCGAGCTGGCTGCGCGCTGGCGGGTCGTCCCGGTCACCCGGCGGCTGCTCGCCGACGCGGAGACTCCGGTCGGTGTCTACCGCAAGCTCGGCGGCGGCCCGGGCACCTTCCTGCTGGAGTCCGCCGAGCAGGGCGTCGGCTCGGCGGGCCTGGCCTGGTCCCGGTATTCGTTCATCGGCGTCCGCAGCGTCGCCACGCTGACCGAGCGCGGCGGCGCCGCGGTCTGGGCGGGTCGGCCGCCCGCCGGACTGCCCACCACCGGCGATCCGGTCGCGGTGCTCCGGGAGACCGTGGCGGCCCTGGCCGGTCCGGCCGCCGACGCCGACGCCGGGTTGCCGCCGCTGACCGGGGGCATGGTCGGCTATCTCGGGTACGACCTGGTCCGGCGCTTCGAGCGGCTACCCGGGTATGCCGAGGACGACCTCGGCATACCCGAGCTGGGGATGATGCTCGCCACCGACCTGGTGGTGCTCGACCACTACGACGGCTCGGCGATCCTGGTGGCCAACGCGATCCTGCCGGCGCCGGATGAGCCGGACCGGGCGGCGGCGGTCGCCGCGGCGTACCACCAAGCGGTCGGCCGGCTCGACGCGATGACCACCGCACTGTCCCGGCCGATCCCACCGATGATTTCCACAGTCGATCGCGTGCCCGCCGGTGACGTGCTCTGCCGCACCCCCGAGGGGGGGTATCTGAAGGCGGTTGAGGAGGCCAAGGAGGCGATCCGGGCCGGCGAGTGCTTCCAGATCGTGCTGGCGCAGCGCTTCGAGCGGCCGACCCGTGCCGACCCGCTGGACGTCTACCGGGTGCTGCGAACCACCAACCCCAGCCCGTACATGTACCTGCTGCGCTTCGACGGCTTCGACATCGTCGGCTCGTCTCCGGAGGCACACCTCAAGGTCACCGCCGACGGCGACGGGCAGCGGCGCGCCCTGCTGCACCCCATCGCCGGCACCCGTCCCCGGGGCGGCACCCCCGCGGCCGACGGCCGGCTCGCCGCCGAGCTGCTCACCGACCCGAAGGAGCGGGCCGAGCACGTGATGCTGGTCGACCTGGGCCGCAACGACCTGGGCCGGGTCTGCCGGCCGGGCACCGTCGAGGTGCCCGAGTTCGCCACCATCGAGCGGTACAGCCACGTCATGCACATCGTCTCCACCGTCGTCGGCGCGCTGCGGGACGATTGCACCGCGTTCGACGCGCTGGCCGCGACCTTCCCGGCGGGTACGCTCTCCGGCGCTCCGAAGGTGCGGGCCATGGAGATCATCGAGGAACTGGAGCCGGTCCGGCGGGGGCTCTACGGCGGCACGGTGGGCTACTTCGGCTTCGGCGGGGATCTCGACATGGCGATCGCGATCCGCACCGCGCTGCTCCGCGACGGGCGGGCGTACGTACAGGCCGGCGCGGGCGTCGTGGCTGACTCCGACCCGGCCGCCGAGGATCAGGAGACGCGGAACAAGGCTGCCGCCGTGCTGGCCGCGATCGCCGCCGCGGAGACGCTGCGGGCGGCCCGGTGA
- the hisI gene encoding phosphoribosyl-AMP cyclohydrolase: MPVPDAPVTGAHPGPDPTGGPARPSRLDPVIAARLRRTPDGLVAAVIRQHDSGEVLMVAWMDDEALHRTLTTGRATYWSRSRAEYWVKGATSGHHQYVRSVALDCDGDALLVSVDQVGPACHTGQRTCFHTDLPVSGGEVP; this comes from the coding sequence GTGCCCGTACCCGACGCGCCCGTCACCGGCGCCCATCCCGGCCCGGACCCGACGGGTGGCCCCGCTCGGCCGTCCCGCCTCGACCCGGTCATCGCCGCACGGCTGCGGCGAACGCCGGACGGCCTGGTCGCCGCCGTGATCCGTCAGCACGATTCCGGCGAGGTGCTGATGGTCGCCTGGATGGACGACGAGGCGCTGCACCGCACGCTGACCACCGGCCGGGCCACCTACTGGTCCCGCAGCCGGGCCGAGTACTGGGTCAAGGGCGCCACCTCCGGCCACCACCAGTACGTCCGGTCGGTCGCCCTCGACTGCGACGGCGATGCCCTACTGGTCAGCGTCGACCAGGTCGGCCCGGCATGCCACACCGGGCAGCGCACGTGCTTCCACACCGACCTGCCGGTCAGCGGCGGCGAGGTGCCGTGA
- a CDS encoding ABC transporter ATP-binding protein has product MEDAIAVRDLVVDRGGRRVLYGIGAAVPRGTVTGLLGPSGSGKTTLIRAVVGVQLIASGTVTVLGRPAGSPELRRRVGYLTQAPSVYADLTVQENARYFAALHGRRHTEADRAVADVGLQDAASQLVGTLSGGQRSRASLACALVGEPELLVLDEPTVGQDPVLRAELWARFHALAATGTTLLVSSHVMDEAARCDRLLLIREGRLIADDTPDAVRAATGVDDLEEAFLRMIRASEAGPAGREAS; this is encoded by the coding sequence ATGGAGGACGCCATCGCCGTCCGCGACCTGGTGGTGGACCGGGGCGGGCGGCGGGTGCTGTACGGGATCGGCGCGGCGGTGCCGCGCGGCACCGTCACCGGCCTGCTCGGCCCGAGCGGCAGCGGCAAGACCACCCTCATCCGGGCCGTGGTCGGAGTTCAGCTGATCGCGTCCGGCACGGTGACCGTGCTGGGACGTCCCGCCGGAAGCCCGGAGCTGCGCCGGCGGGTGGGCTACCTGACCCAGGCGCCGAGTGTGTACGCGGACCTGACCGTCCAGGAGAACGCCCGCTACTTCGCGGCCCTGCACGGGCGGCGACACACCGAGGCGGACCGGGCCGTCGCCGACGTCGGCCTGCAGGACGCGGCCAGCCAACTGGTCGGCACCCTCTCCGGTGGCCAGCGCAGCCGGGCATCGCTGGCCTGCGCCCTGGTGGGCGAGCCCGAACTGCTCGTGCTCGACGAACCGACCGTCGGGCAGGACCCCGTCCTGCGGGCCGAGCTGTGGGCCCGGTTCCATGCGTTGGCCGCCACCGGCACCACCCTGCTGGTCTCCAGCCACGTCATGGACGAGGCAGCCCGCTGCGACCGGCTGCTGCTGATCCGCGAGGGGCGGCTGATCGCCGACGACACCCCGGACGCGGTGCGCGCGGCGACCGGTGTCGACGACCTGGAGGAGGCGTTCCTGCGAATGATCCGCGCGAGCGAGGCCGGCCCGGCCGGACGGGAGGCGTCGTGA
- a CDS encoding ABC transporter permease: protein MNPRILAATTGRILRQLRHDPRTVALLVVVPAVLLALIYYMFVDQPSPPGQPSSFDRIALVMLGFFPFIIMFLVTSIAMLRERTTGTLERLLTTPLGKLDLLFAYGIAFGLAGVVQAAVAAAVAYWLFDLDTAGSSGLVILIAAVNAVLAVALGLFCSAFARTEFQAVQFMPVVVAPQLLLCGLFVPRDEMAGWLQAVSDVLPLSYAVEALQEVGVNAEPTGTMWRDLVIVAGAAVLALVLAAATLRRRGG, encoded by the coding sequence GTGAACCCCCGGATCCTCGCGGCCACCACCGGCCGCATCCTGCGCCAACTGCGCCACGACCCGCGTACGGTGGCGCTGCTCGTGGTCGTGCCCGCGGTGCTGCTCGCCCTGATCTACTACATGTTCGTCGACCAGCCGTCGCCGCCGGGCCAGCCGTCGTCCTTCGACCGGATCGCGCTGGTGATGCTGGGGTTCTTCCCGTTCATCATCATGTTCCTGGTGACCAGCATCGCGATGCTCCGCGAGCGCACCACCGGCACGCTGGAACGTCTGCTCACCACCCCGCTCGGCAAGCTCGACCTGCTCTTCGCTTACGGCATCGCGTTCGGTCTGGCCGGTGTCGTGCAGGCGGCGGTGGCGGCGGCCGTGGCGTACTGGCTGTTCGACCTCGACACCGCCGGCAGCAGCGGACTGGTCATCCTCATCGCGGCCGTCAACGCGGTGCTCGCCGTCGCGCTCGGGCTGTTCTGCAGCGCGTTCGCCCGCACCGAGTTCCAGGCCGTACAGTTCATGCCGGTCGTGGTGGCCCCGCAACTGCTGCTCTGCGGCCTCTTCGTACCCCGGGACGAGATGGCCGGCTGGCTCCAGGCGGTCAGCGACGTGCTGCCCCTGTCGTACGCGGTAGAGGCGTTGCAGGAGGTCGGCGTCAACGCCGAGCCGACCGGCACGATGTGGCGTGACCTGGTGATCGTTGCCGGTGCCGCGGTCCTGGCACTGGTGCTCGCCGCGGCCACCCTGCGCCGACGCGGCGGCTGA
- a CDS encoding TetR family transcriptional regulator: MARRTGRRPGNPDTRETILAAARTAFADRGYDAASIRAIATAAGVDPALVHHYFGSKDKLFLAAMNAPADPGVLVPAVITGDPDRIGERLVRTFLRVWDAPSGAAAVALLRSAVSNEWTARLLREFLTTQVLRRVLEHLDIPPAELSLRGALVASQLIGLAMTRYVVRLEPVASAPPETLVATVGPTVQRYLTAPLAGKEGPLVNAS; encoded by the coding sequence ATGGCGCGACGGACCGGACGACGACCCGGTAACCCGGACACCCGCGAGACGATCCTCGCGGCGGCACGGACAGCGTTCGCCGACCGCGGCTACGACGCGGCCTCGATCCGCGCCATCGCCACCGCGGCCGGAGTGGACCCGGCGCTGGTACACCACTACTTCGGCAGCAAGGACAAGCTCTTCCTCGCCGCGATGAACGCGCCGGCCGACCCGGGCGTGCTGGTCCCGGCCGTCATCACCGGCGACCCGGACCGGATCGGCGAACGGTTGGTGCGCACCTTCCTCAGGGTGTGGGACGCGCCGAGCGGCGCGGCGGCGGTGGCGCTGCTGCGTTCGGCGGTGAGCAACGAGTGGACCGCCAGACTGCTCCGGGAGTTCCTGACCACACAGGTGCTGCGCCGGGTGCTGGAACACCTCGACATCCCCCCGGCGGAGCTGTCCCTGCGCGGGGCGCTGGTGGCCAGCCAGCTCATCGGGCTGGCCATGACCCGGTACGTGGTCCGGCTGGAGCCGGTCGCCTCGGCGCCGCCGGAGACGCTGGTCGCCACGGTGGGGCCCACCGTCCAGCGGTACCTCACCGCACCGCTGGCGGGTAAGGAGGGGCCTCTTGTCAACGCCTCGTGA